One genomic region from Sciurus carolinensis chromosome 2, mSciCar1.2, whole genome shotgun sequence encodes:
- the Clec14a gene encoding C-type lectin domain family 14 member A, protein MRPALALCFLCQAFWPRPGGGEHPTADRAGCSASGACYSLHHATIKRLAAEEACNLRGGSLSTVHGGAELRAVLALLRAGPGPGGGSKDLLFWVALERGRSHCTLENEPLRGFSWLSPDVGESKNDTLQWVEEPQLSCTARRCAGLQATGGVEPAGWKEMRCHLRANGYLCKYKFESLCPAPHPGAASNLSYRAPFQMYSSSLDFSPPGTKVSARCPGELSISVTCIEEENGARWEGLPPGAVLCPCPGRYLRAGKCSELSNCLDDQGGFSCECASGFELGKDGRSCVTKWKGQPTPGVTKGLPRHQLATETSPVPKRTWSPPVHEKPGEIPRVTGQDSFATSVSEILHWGAQSTISTLQMSPQIKSKATITPSGSMTPMLNSTSSSPIPHTLDSSSTVVFILVSIAVVVLVILTMTVLGLFKLCFHKNPQSPSRKGPLAPRGMEPDAETATLRSSSAHCTDNGVKVGNCVRDRAEGASLSGSSLGSRNT, encoded by the coding sequence ATGAGGCCGGCTCTCGCCTTGTGTTTCCTCTGTCAGGCGTTCTGGCCCAGGCCTGGTGGTGGAGAGCACCCTACCGCCGACCGCGCGGGTTGCTCAGCCTCGGGGGCTTGCTACAGTCTGCACCACGCTACCATCAAGCGACTGGCGGCGGAGGAGGCCTGCAACCTGCGCGGCGGGTCTCTGAGCACAGTGCATGGTGGTGCTGAGCTGCGTGCTGTGCTCGCGCTCCTGAGGGCAGGCCCCGGGCCTGGAGGAGGCTCCAAAGACCTTCTGTTCTGGGTCGCCCTGGAGCGCGGACGTTCTCACTGCACCCTGGAGAACGAGCCATTGCGGGGTTTCTCCTGGTTGTCCCCCGACGTCGGAGAGTCCAAAAACGACACGCTGCAGTGGGTAGAGGAGCCACAACTCTCTTGTACTGCGCGGAGGTGCGCGGGACTCCAGGCCACCGGTGGGGTGGAGCCCGCGGGCTGGAAGGAGATGCGTTGCCACCTGCGCGCCAATGGCTACCTGTGCAAATACAAGTTTGAGAGTTTGTGCCCCGCGCCGCACCCCGGTGCCGCCTCTAACTTGAGCTACCGCGCTCCCTTCCAGATGTACAGCTCCTCTTTGGACTTCAGTCCTCCTGGGACTAAGGTGAGTGCGCGCTGCCCGGGGGAGCTCTCCATCTCAGTCACCTGCATCGAGGAAGAGAATGGCGCTCGTTGGGAAGGGCTGCCCCCCGGGGCGGTGCTCTGTCCCTGCCCGGGGAGGTATCTCCGTGCTGGCAAATGCTCGGAGCTCTCTAACTGCCTAGATGACCAGGGAGGCTTTTCCTGTGAATGTGCTTCAGGCTTCGAGTTGGGGAAAGACGGACGCTCTTGTGTGACCAAGTGGAAAGGACAGCCGACCCCTGGGGTAACCAAGGGGCTCCCAAGGCACCAGCTGGCCACTGAAACCAGCCCAGTGCCAAAGAGAACGTGGTCACCCCCAGTCCATGAAAAGCCAGGAGAGATACCCCGTGTCACTGGACAAGACAGTTTTGCAACGTCTGTTTCTGAGATTCTTCATTGGGGAGCACAGAGCACGATATCAACCCTTCAAATGTCCCCTCAAATCAAGTCAAAGGCCACCATCACCCCATCAGGAAGCATGACCCCCATGTTAAATTCCACATCGTCCTCTCCCATTCCCCATACTTTGGATTCCTCCTCCACCGTGGTTTTCATACTTGTGAGCATAGCAGTAGTAGTATTGGTAATCTTGACCATGACGGTGCTAGGGCTTTTCAAACTCTGCTTTCACAAGAACCCTCAGTCCCCATCAAGAAAGGGGCCTTTGGCCCCGAGGGGCATGGAACCTGATGCTGAGACAGCTACTTTGCGTTCCAGTTCTGCACATTGTACAGACAATGGGGTGAAGGTTGGGAACTGTGTGCGGGACAGAGCAGAGGGCGCCTCGCTGTCGGGGTCCTCCCTTGGCTCTAGGAACACGTAG